AGTGCCGGGTTGCTAAAACTTCTGGGTATCCCTGGACCTAATTTGAGATTGGGCTTTTTGGGCTCACATTCAATACCGTCATTAACATTTGGGTGCAGAGATTCACTAGATGAATTCCTATTGACACTCTCATCCCAGGGTCGATACATGGGCTCAAACTGCAGATTGTCCTCATTGAAGTTCCACCCACTAATCCTCCTCATATGAGGCATCCCAGCAGGGTcgccatcatcctcatcatcttgaATGCGATGCATCTTGAGACTGATCATCTTAAGCCTATCAGGCAAACGGGGCAAATTGTCCAGAAGATGCTTGACAAGGTACTCAGGGGTCTTGGTATGCCTGAAAAAGGAATGCTTGAGCAATTTGTCGGCGGAGGGGCGGCGAGTGGGGTCCTTGACGAGGCAAAGTCCCACCATCTCTCGGAAAGAGCGGGAGAACTTCTTGTCGGTGGCATGATCAAAGGCAGGGGGGGCGCCCTGAAGTTGCATGAGGAGGGCCTTAATGGGGGGAAACTTGGAGAAGGGGGCATGGCCATGGGCGAGCTCTAGGGCAGTGATCCCAAAGGACCAGATGTCCGCCTTGTGGTCATACCCAGAGTCATGGTCGATGACCTCAGGGGCCATCCAGCAGGGGGTCCCCACAAAGGTGTTGCGCTTATGGCGGAGGGCACCAGACTCAAACACAGAGGCAGAGACCCCAAAGTCGGCAAGCTTGACGGCGCCCTTGGAGTCTATAAGGATGTTCCCAGCCTTGACATCACGGTGGATGTGGCCCTGTTGGTGGAGGTAGTCCAGGGCTTTCAGGGTATCTTTCAGGACCAGCCCAATTGCAGGCTCTTCCAGGCCCCCAGAGAAGGCAGCCTGCATAATTGACTGGCAGGACCCGCCCGCCATGAAGGGCATCACTACCCACAAGCTCTGCTGGACTATGAAGGAGCAGTGGGCACGCAGGACATTTGGGTGCTCCATCAGGCTCATCGTCTGTGCCTCCCGCCGGATGTCATCCAGATTGGCGTTGAGGCGCTCCAGGTCTATGCTCTTTATGGCCACCGTCTCTTTCATTGGGATGCACTCTGCCTCGTACACTGTCGCGCTCACGCCCCGCCCGATTTCCTGCAACAGCCTGTACTCCGACGACATAACAGGATACGCCCTCCGTTGGTGCTGCTGCTGCTCCATTGAAATGGATGGATGGACAGAATCGACGAGAATCCCAGATTCTGCTTGTGCTGGTCATTTTAAAGAGGGTCGTAGTTGCCCTCAGGAGTGAAGAAGGTGACGGGTGCCGATCTTCCACGTCATTCTGTCCCTTCCTCACCGTCTCCTTGCGCCATTTTTCCCTCACACTTAATTGCTCTTAGACCTCATTGTCACGAATTTGAGTGCCACTCCTCCTTTGCCAACTAAACATGAACATGTTCGCTtacttttatttttcttaatttatcAAGAGGAATAGGGAGTGTAGCGCAGCGATTCAGAGCATGCCGTTTTATAAGGTCAGCTCCTCTATAATATTTTGATCAATGTTAAATGGATCATCTATAAATTATAGGTAAATTAGTTGTAGAACTTACAATTTAGGTCATCTAAAGTGACGATCGAGATCAAGTAAGCTTAATCTTAACAATCATTCAGGATCATCTATAAATTATAGGTAAATTAGTTGTCGAACCTACAATTTAGACTACCTAAAGTGACGATCGAGATCAAGTAAGCTTAATCCTAACAATCATTCAGCTGAAGTAGGTTCATGTTAGTGCTTTTCAATTGAAATCATCATGATTATTGTTATATTTAAATGCAACAACCTAGAGCTTAATGTTTTATAGGGTGAGCCTCCCTATAACCTTTCAAGCGATGTGTAATGGATCCTCATCTATAAATTGAAGGCAAAAAAGGGGTTGAACCTACAAACTAGACTACTTTAAGGCGATCATGAACGGGTGAGCTGATCCTATGGGTCCTTCAATGGAAGTAGATCTATATTAGTGCCTTCTAATTGAAGTCATCACGATTATTGTTGTTATTTTAAATGCGGCAACCCAGAGCTTAATGTTTTATAGGGTGAGCCTCCCTATCATCTTCCAAACGATGTGCAATGGACCCTCATCTACACACTGCAAGCAAATTAGGGGTCGAATCCACAACCTAGGCTACTTTAAGCGAGAATTGAGACCAAGTGAGTTGATCTAGGGGTCATCCAATTGAAGTAGATCCTTGTTAGTGCATTCCAATTTAAGTCATCGAGTTTATTGTTGTTATTTTAAACatattcaatatttaaaaaaaaaaaatattttaactaAAAAGTCAATTATTGTAATGATAAAATTTGTATATTtgtgttatttttcttttaattttgtgtTTGTTTTGAGATGATGGtttaatatatttgtatattaataATGTGTAATTTTGTTCAAAATCAAGCTCCTTCCCCATGTCTTTTCTTATTTGATCATACATATTCTTAAATATTTATTTCCCATCTTGTTTGTATATACATACATTTTGACATGTTCACTTCAATTATACATTTATTTTGTTTATTCTTGTACCCATCCCTATACATCTGAGGTCATTTCCATTGGCACAAGATTGATCCCACACTCATGTATTTGACCCCTAATTTTTTATTATTGCAACGATGAAATTTGTCTattcatttatttttcatttaGTTTTGTGTTTATTTTAATATGACTTAATTTATTTGTTATTTATAAATGATGTATTTTTTGTGCAAAATCAAGCTACTTCCCCATGTCTTTGTTTAATTGTTTACATATATTCTTATATATTTAACTCCCATATTTTCTCTATAAAAATGCATTTGGATATGTTCATCTCAACTATACATTTATTATGTCTATTCTTGTATCCATCGCCATGCATCTTAAGTTGTTTTGTTGGCACAAGATTAATCTTCCACTCAACCCTAATTTTCTAAAATTCAAGTTCAAATATTGGttgaattttgacctttcatttCTTACTTAGGACTAACTAAACACACGTTCATACAATTTATTGTTGTGTACCTACATTTAAATGTGTTTAATTGCATTCATTTGATATCAATGAACACTGAggaaataaatttacatttaaggAGCACAGTGGTAACACTTCCATAATTAAAGCACTAAAACAAACCTATATTGGCACAATAATCCTAGAGAAACATTTATGTAACTAAAGCTTGttgtttttcatcaatgacaaaagtaTAAGCCTTTAAAGCCACACTATTTTTGGGGGGTTGACCTAGGTGAACTTGTTCCCTAGTAATCTAGAAGCCATCTACATGTATTCATAGATACCTATAGTCTAGATAGCAAAGTAGACATACACAAATTCATTGAACAAAAAATAGGAGTACAAATCCAACATCTGCATGACATTCAAAAAATTTATGAAAGTGGAAGTGATCCAAAGGCACATACTCAACCCAAGAAAAAGCACATGCCTTGCATATAACTTTAGGTAGAGCACACACATAAAATATGTCATTCCTAAGCCAAAGATAAATAAGATTCTAGAATCTTGTAACATGACATTGGTAGATATAAAAACAAAATTCCATAATTTATTCCATATGAaccaattgtagacacctaaaaatgtctcattgatcatgtactaattattcgtctaattgattaaataattctttaattctttaattaagttaattaatcttattattctatttcatatttcctcaccatcttactaattatttctatttcaatcctatcatcatttaatcattttaaccattttccaatgttgattaaaaatttattatttaattaattatgatttttaatccctaatttaaataatctttattatttaaataaattaattttcaatttccatctctaatcatctaatcattaacccttttctaaatattaattaaatatttattatttaattaattatgatttaatcctttaattcaaataatctttattatttaattaaagttcatttctaaataattaaataatttctttaaattatttaattaactcattaattcttcaaattcttctaatttcttctaaaatacatgtgcatgatttcaaaaacacgctaaataaattaattaattcaattaattaattaaatcatttatctctccaatctctatttccatcttttaggtAGCTTTttataaataaagctttctttgtcatcaattaattttcctccaattattctttttcttccttcaattagctttttctcaatcagttgactcaattaatctattcaatctattatgtttcacctctaaatcaataattcaactatcaatcaacatgtgagctcacctgagttccacctcttgatcaatctgttccacctttcattcaatcttctccaaaaatccaTAAATTGAGCATTGCTTCATTTTtaataatcacaaactttgaatctttgtgtcaattgcaggttgccagcgcaatatctgagagccatcgtaccacagagaagagaagaacaatggaagccatgatgcacaaaaGGGAGtttcatattatttaatttaattatattttgcatctatttcattggttttatgtttgaattgcttatatagttaaggaattcatgattttccttatttcctatttagcaatgatgaatttgagcatagcacattttggtgaacctgacatgaaccaCAACTAATTATCCTTCTTTGTTTTCTGTGTTATTTTTGCAGATCGtacaatttttttccttttttgcaggttgcacagATTTCAAAAAAAGATCTTTTCATCATGCATTCGTGTTTCCATCATCACACAATCGCATAGATAGGGCTACACAATTGATAAGACAGGGTTACACATTCGTGCATAACCCATCACACAATCGCCCTTACAGTATTACGTAATCGACCTTTCAGGATCACTCAATCGTCTTGTGTTTATCATGCATTCAGAGGAAAAATTGCTATTCTTTTGTTTTAATTCTTATATTCTTTCTGTTCTCTGATCTGTTTAATTCTGAATGAAATTGAGtaaatatggaaataaattatTTGTATTGCATGttttattataacagtttatggcacgtaaggtacaattcaggattttaGGTGCTAGAAGGACAAAAGAACAAAGAAGACAGGCTAGACATTATCAAAGGATTCTCAAAGCAGAAAAACAtatacaagattgggaagaccaaccaaccaTTGACAGATACAACatcttagttctctcatatca
This genomic stretch from Cryptomeria japonica chromosome 8, Sugi_1.0, whole genome shotgun sequence harbors:
- the LOC131035901 gene encoding serine/threonine-protein kinase BLUS1 — encoded protein: MEQQQHQRRAYPVMSSEYRLLQEIGRGVSATVYEAECIPMKETVAIKSIDLERLNANLDDIRREAQTMSLMEHPNVLRAHCSFIVQQSLWVVMPFMAGGSCQSIMQAAFSGGLEEPAIGLVLKDTLKALDYLHQQGHIHRDVKAGNILIDSKGAVKLADFGVSASVFESGALRHKRNTFVGTPCWMAPEVIDHDSGYDHKADIWSFGITALELAHGHAPFSKFPPIKALLMQLQGAPPAFDHATDKKFSRSFREMVGLCLVKDPTRRPSADKLLKHSFFRHTKTPEYLVKHLLDNLPRLPDRLKMISLKMHRIQDDEDDGDPAGMPHMRRISGWNFNEDNLQFEPMYRPWDESVNRNSSSESLHPNVNDGIECEPKKPNLKLGPGIPRSFSNPALKETCDSHTNQSPRTRLNSSVSDPRPIAGGEPEVNSCANAESHAHKQNSPGKGSEPTQMEARQQLPALNLMNLGQGGHGLKAGLIQKKGRFSVTEEDGSAIPNKPLVHHPLPPLRRMHSLSSSQPSSSSAGTSSVLLSPGKKYSPQDFNSHPSTHKPVSALLPQLQSILQSTLTQQDIILNLLNEMGVGPDQLPSSTSMRCRSLSERESEHIQKIIELQGKVSGLLDEVHALKAQNAQIELQLIAMSNKNNEDEKQSLSKGAAQPILSA